A genomic window from Engraulis encrasicolus isolate BLACKSEA-1 chromosome 14, IST_EnEncr_1.0, whole genome shotgun sequence includes:
- the sys1 gene encoding protein SYS1 homolog: MASHFRSYIWDPVLIVSQIVLMQCIYYSFLGLWLAGVDSLVQTNRSLDQIFSYEVVGFSTPQGRLSMMAFLLNSLTCALGLWFFIRRGKQCLDFTVTVHFFHMIGCWVYNAHLPASLAWWLVNVACMALMAVIGEYLCMRTEMRAIPVNTGPKSNL; the protein is encoded by the exons ATGGCCAGCCACTTTCGCAGCTACATCTGGGACCCTGTCCTCATAGTCTCTCAAATTGTATTGATGCAGTGCATCTATTATAGTTTCCTTGGCCTGTGGCTCGCGGGTGTTGACAGCCTCGTGCAGACAAACAGATCTCTCGACCAAATATTCAGCTATGAG GTTGTTGGGTTTTCTACTCCTCAAGGCAGACTGTCAATGATGGCATTCCTCTTAAATTCACTGACATG CGCTCTCGGCCTTTGGTTCTTCATTCGGCGCGGCAAGCAGTGTCTGGACTTCACCGTGACTGTCCATTTCTTCCACATGATTGGCTGTTGGGTGTACAACGCtcacctgcctgcctctctggccTGGTGGCTGGTCAACGTGGCCTGCATGGCCCTAATGGCCGTCATTGGGGAATACCTGTGCATGCGGACTGAGATGCGGGCTATTCCCGTTAACACAGGTCCCAAGTCAAACCTCTGA
- the LOC134462386 gene encoding translocon-associated protein subunit alpha-like: MFQFGSKLLLVFLLAFPCGLVSIGHVSAEDELEDEVIADAAVEEEEEDEEEEEAVVEDPQASDTETEDELDEDAPATDVTSHPDADTTIIFVTGEEFPANEIVKFLVGFTNKGSADFTVKSLEASFRYPQDFQFYIQNFTALSLSTVVPPEKQASFEYSFIPAQPMAGRPFGLVILLNYLDGQGNAFQSAIYNQTVTIVELDEGLDGETMFMYVFLTGLVVLMAFGLYQVLESRTRKRLAVKVETGTGGMDDVDISWIPQETLNVMTQSKASPKASPRKRAKRTAGTTDQ; encoded by the exons ATGTTTCAATTTGGGTCGAAGTTATTACTTGTATTTCTGCTGGCATTTCCATGCGGCCTCGTGTCCATTG GCCATGTATCTGCAGAGGATGAGCTAGAGGACGAGGTGATTGCTGATGCTGCagttgaagaagaggaagaggacgaggaggaagaggaagcagtTGTGGAAGACCCTCAAGCTTCAGATACA GAAACGGAGGATGAATTAGACGAAGACGCCCCAGCTACAGATGTGACCTCGCACCCTGATGCAGACACCACCATCATCTTCGTTACAGGAGAAG AGTTCCCAGCCAATGAGATTGTGAAGTTCCTGGTGGGTTTCACCAACAAGGGCAGCGCTGATTTCACCGTCAAGTCTCTGGAAGCCTCTTTCCGTTACCCCCAGGACTTCCAGTTCTACATCCAGAAT TTCACAGCCTTGTCCCTTAGCACCGTGGTGCCACCGGAGAAGCAGGCCTCTTTCGAGTACTCCTTCATCCCCGCACAGCCCATGGCTGGCCGCCCCTTCGGCCTGGTCATCCTGCTCAACTACCTAGACGGCCAG GGCAATGCTTTCCAGAGTGCCATTTACAACCAGACCGTCACCATCGTAGAGCTGGATGAGGGACTGGATGGAGAGAC AATGTTCATGTACGTCTTCCTCACTGGACTGGTTGTTCTGATGGCCTTCGGATTGTACCAGGTCTTGGAGTCCCGCACG AGGAAGAGGCTGGCAGTGAAGGTGGAGACGGGTACCGGTGGCATGGATGATGTGGACATCAGCTGGATCCCGCAGGAGACTCTCAACGTCATGACTCAGA GCAAAGCCTCACCGAAAGCCTCTCCAAGGAAGCGCGCCAAGCGAACAGCTGGCACCACAGACCAGTAA
- the LOC134463451 gene encoding neuritin-like, with translation MGFMSAPARFSAVVAVVLLAVAQVSANAKCENIYKDFSDCVLELGDSMDNQDENVTSTKGVEAVCSHWEAFHSCALTALSECQEEVGPIWETLRADSRKLRFQGSLFDLCSPNAAAPSLGLAGLRVPLLLLLLPLVVQLLSGLGPCSIWLPL, from the exons ATGGGATTTATGTCTGCTCCGGCTAGATTTAGTGCCGTAGTTGCAGTAG TCCTGTTGGCTGTGGCGCAGGTGTCTGCAAATGCCAAGTGTGAGAACATCTACAAGGACTTCTCGGACTGTGTCCTAGAGCTGGGGGACAGCATGGACAACCAGGACGAGAATGTGACCAGTACCAAAGGCGTGGAGGCTGTCTGCAG CCACTGGGAGGCCTTCCACTCCTGCGCGCTTACCGCCCTGTCAGAGTGCCAGGAGGAGGTGGGGCCCATATGGGAGACGTTACGGGCGGACTCCAGGAAGCTCCGCTTCCAAGGCAGCCTGTTCGACCTGTGCAGCCCCAACGCCGCTGCACCCAGCCTGGGCTTGGCCGGGCTCCGCGTGcccctgctgctactgctgcttccCCTGGTGGTCCAACTGCTGTCAGGGCTGGGGCCCTGCTCCATCTGGCTGcccctatag